ATTGAGAATATTGTTGGCCGCTACGATGCGCGAGCGCATTTCAGGCGGGCTGCGGTCTTGTATGGTTGCGTAGAGGGGCACAGTGAATAAACCACCGCACACTGCCATGAGAAACAGGCTGATGAGTAACACCATATTGTGAGCGCTTTCGATAAATACCCAAAAGCTCACTTGAGCATGTGCCGCACGCGGCTCTAAGAAGAAAATGATAAAGGCAAACAGCGTGAGGCCAATGGCGCCAAACGGCACCAGTGCGAGTTCGATATTGTTACGCGAGAGTCTTTCGCAGACCAAAGCACCCGCGGCGATGCCCACGGCAAACGTCGCGATTAAGGCGGTCGCGATATGTGGCCCACCACCGACCACGTCTTTCGTGTAGTTGGCCACTTGGTAGAAAAACAGTGAGCCATAAAACCAAAACCAAGAAATGCCGAGCAAACATAAAAACAGGGTGCGATGCGAATAAGCGAGCTTCATATTGCGCCAGCTGGCACGAAAAATATTCCAGTCGATGGGCAGCTCACTGGCAAACGGCTTGGCACGTGGGATGAATAAGCTTGCAAGCAGGCCGATCATGGCCACCGATAAGATTGCGCAGGCGACGTACAGCGGGTTTAAAATGATTAACACGCCACCCAGCAAGGTGCCCAGCAGTATCGCTAAAAAGGTGGAGCTTTCAATCAGTGCATTGCCGCCCACGAGTTCGCTTTCACTTAAATGTTGCGGCAAAAGCGCGTATTTGGCCGGGCCAAAGAGTGTGGACTGTAAGCCGAGACCAAATAAAACGAGCAATAAAAGGGCGGGGCTGTTGGTGTACAGTGCAGCGCTTGCGATAATCATGATGACGACTTCGGTGGCTTTGGAGAGTTGGGCAATGCGCGCTTTATCGTATTTATCACACAGCTGACCGAAAGTGGCGGAAAATAGAAAAAACGGCAGGATGAAACATAAGGCGGCCAGGTTCACCAGGGTGCCGCTGGATAGCGTATCACTGGCAAGCTTAAAGCTAAATAAAATCACGAGCGCATTTTTAAACACATTGTCATTAAATGCGCCACAAAACTGCGTGATAAAGAGGGGTAGAAAACGGCGCGTGGCCAAAAGGCGAAATTGGTTTCTGTTCATGTGAGCTTTACTGCCTTAATTAGGTTTGAGGATAGCAA
Above is a genomic segment from Gammaproteobacteria bacterium CG11_big_fil_rev_8_21_14_0_20_46_22 containing:
- a CDS encoding glycerol acyltransferase; the encoded protein is MNRNQFRLLATRRFLPLFITQFCGAFNDNVFKNALVILFSFKLASDTLSSGTLVNLAALCFILPFFLFSATFGQLCDKYDKARIAQLSKATEVVIMIIASAALYTNSPALLLLVLFGLGLQSTLFGPAKYALLPQHLSESELVGGNALIESSTFLAILLGTLLGGVLIILNPLYVACAILSVAMIGLLASLFIPRAKPFASELPIDWNIFRASWRNMKLAYSHRTLFLCLLGISWFWFYGSLFFYQVANYTKDVVGGGPHIATALIATFAVGIAAGALVCERLSRNNIELALVPFGAIGLTLFAFIIFFLEPRAAHAQVSFWVFIESAHNMVLLISLFLMAVCGGLFTVPLYATIQDRSPPEMRSRIVAANNILNALFMVLAAVFAITLLNAGMTIPHLFLVAGIINAGISALIFFHIPEFFLRFSMYLLINTFYTVKTKGTENLPRCGPAIYVCNHVSFIDVVIITAASILPIRFMMDWQLFNVPLLKQFSILAKAIPIAGKHEDESVKNQAFYRAVEALNHGQVVCIFPEGVITKDGQLGNFKHGITKLVKQTHAPVIPMAVQGLWGSFFSRRYGKAMSHFPKRLQRTTVGLNIGEPIPYEEFDLGKLKAIIQALHDDKVHTGIGE